In the genome of Acidimicrobiales bacterium, one region contains:
- a CDS encoding PD-(D/E)XK nuclease family protein, which produces MAPIDLRLVPYGPPALAALREAVARAKVDDLLAPTTVLVPSNHVGVTARRRLAAGPLGPRGRGLAGATFLTPHRLAELLGAATLAGQGRRPVSTPVLAAAVRAALATEAGLFAAVADHPATEAALVASYRELRDVPPAALSALAGAGPRAAEVVRIHRAARAALAERWYDEEDLLAAATDRLAGEPRAGAELGTVVVHLPQALTLHAAALLRAVAAVAPTTVVAGTTGVPAADAEVAAALARLGLPEVEIPTGPLPVSPERTRITTASDADDEVRAAVRAVVDAARAGTPLDRIAVLHPAPDPYARLLHEHLEAAGIPRNGASPAPLSARAAGRTLLGLFALADAGWPRSGVLAWLAGAPILHDGRPAPVTRWEQMSRDAGVVGGRDHWDRRLATWADEHEAEARALAAARGDAGRVAQLEQRAGRGRALRGFVLGLIDEVTRAGSQPRPWGEHARWARRLLDRLLGPAAQRGPWPEGERRAAERIEVALDRLGALDAVEGPVPLAVARRTLAVELDTDSGRVGRLGDGVLVGSLAMGLGLDLDLVVVVGGAEGLLPAAPGDDSLLPDGERRAAGGTLPLRRSGLGRQHRHLLAALAGARAQVLSVPRGDLRRSGERVPSRWVLDVASALAGQRWWADDLAAADAPWVHHVASFDAGLRAAASPATEQEHRLRALLTAGAGPRSLDAVRALGDPVLSAGADLVAGRASDRLTRYDGRLADLPVASPADPEGAKVASATGLERWARCPFDHFLRDVLRVRELDNPEDALAITPADRGSVVHEVLELFVREVLARPPAERPGPADRWSAADRARVRELAGQVFAAYEAMGRTGRTLFWNRDRERILADLDGTLTFDEDVRRVHGGRHLAAELGFGFADDGVEAVALPLPDGRHVRFRGKADRIDLTGDGGLLVADYKTGRAQAYAGLSEADPDQGGRRLQLAVYGAAARAATGHPDGPVRAEYWFVSSRGRWARHGYTLTPEVEERISDTLGLIVEGIEGGLFVSHPTDNDSSPFNDCWSCDPDFLGVGDLRRAWAAKAGDPALAPYLALIDPERRTASDTSGDGDGDDQGSDGG; this is translated from the coding sequence GTGGCCCCGATCGACCTGCGCCTGGTGCCGTACGGTCCCCCGGCGCTGGCCGCCCTGCGGGAGGCCGTGGCCCGGGCCAAGGTCGATGACCTGCTGGCCCCCACCACGGTCCTGGTCCCGTCCAACCACGTGGGCGTCACCGCCCGCCGGCGGCTGGCCGCCGGCCCGCTCGGGCCCCGGGGGCGGGGCCTGGCCGGTGCCACCTTCCTGACCCCCCACCGGCTGGCCGAGCTGCTGGGGGCGGCCACGCTGGCCGGCCAGGGCCGGCGCCCGGTCTCCACCCCGGTGCTGGCCGCCGCGGTGCGGGCCGCCCTGGCCACCGAGGCCGGCCTGTTCGCCGCCGTGGCCGACCACCCGGCCACCGAGGCCGCCCTGGTGGCCAGCTACCGCGAGCTGCGCGACGTCCCCCCCGCCGCCCTCTCGGCCCTGGCCGGGGCCGGGCCCCGGGCCGCCGAGGTGGTGCGCATCCACCGGGCGGCCCGCGCCGCCCTGGCCGAGCGCTGGTACGACGAGGAGGACCTGCTGGCCGCGGCCACCGACCGGCTGGCCGGCGAACCCCGGGCCGGGGCCGAGCTGGGCACCGTGGTCGTGCACCTCCCCCAGGCCCTCACCCTCCACGCCGCCGCCCTGCTCCGGGCCGTGGCCGCCGTGGCCCCCACCACGGTGGTGGCCGGCACCACCGGCGTGCCGGCGGCCGACGCCGAGGTGGCCGCCGCCCTGGCCCGACTGGGGCTCCCCGAGGTGGAGATCCCCACCGGCCCGCTCCCGGTGTCGCCCGAACGGACCCGGATCACCACCGCCTCCGACGCCGACGACGAGGTGCGGGCCGCGGTGCGGGCCGTGGTCGACGCGGCCCGGGCCGGGACCCCCCTCGATCGCATCGCCGTCCTGCACCCGGCGCCGGACCCCTACGCCCGCCTCCTCCACGAGCACCTGGAAGCGGCCGGCATCCCCCGCAACGGCGCCTCCCCCGCCCCCCTCTCGGCCCGGGCCGCGGGGCGCACCCTCCTGGGCCTGTTCGCCCTGGCCGACGCCGGCTGGCCCCGCAGCGGCGTCCTGGCTTGGCTGGCCGGCGCCCCGATCCTCCACGACGGGCGACCGGCGCCCGTCACCCGGTGGGAGCAGATGTCCCGGGACGCCGGGGTGGTGGGCGGCCGCGACCACTGGGACCGGCGCCTGGCCACCTGGGCCGACGAGCACGAGGCCGAGGCCCGGGCCCTGGCCGCGGCCCGGGGCGACGCCGGGCGCGTGGCCCAGCTCGAGCAGCGGGCGGGCCGGGGCCGGGCCCTGCGGGGCTTCGTCCTGGGCCTGATCGACGAGGTGACCCGGGCCGGGTCGCAGCCCCGCCCGTGGGGCGAGCACGCCCGCTGGGCCCGGCGCCTGCTCGACCGGCTGCTGGGCCCGGCCGCCCAGCGGGGCCCCTGGCCCGAGGGGGAGCGGCGGGCCGCCGAGCGGATCGAGGTGGCCCTCGACCGGCTGGGGGCCCTCGACGCGGTGGAGGGCCCGGTCCCCCTGGCCGTGGCCCGGCGCACCCTGGCCGTCGAGCTCGACACCGACTCCGGCCGGGTCGGTCGCCTGGGCGACGGCGTCCTGGTCGGCTCCCTGGCCATGGGCCTGGGCCTCGACCTGGACCTGGTGGTCGTGGTGGGGGGAGCCGAGGGCCTCCTGCCGGCCGCCCCCGGCGACGACTCGCTCCTGCCCGACGGCGAGCGCCGCGCCGCCGGGGGCACCCTGCCCCTGCGCCGGTCCGGCCTGGGGCGCCAGCACCGGCACCTGCTGGCCGCCCTGGCCGGGGCCCGGGCCCAGGTGCTGTCGGTGCCCCGGGGCGACCTGCGCCGCTCGGGCGAGCGGGTGCCGTCCCGCTGGGTGCTCGACGTGGCCTCCGCCCTGGCCGGCCAGCGGTGGTGGGCCGACGACCTGGCCGCGGCCGACGCCCCCTGGGTCCACCACGTGGCCTCCTTCGACGCCGGCCTCCGGGCCGCGGCCAGCCCGGCCACCGAGCAGGAGCACCGGCTGCGGGCCCTGCTGACCGCCGGAGCCGGCCCCCGCTCCCTCGACGCCGTGCGGGCCCTGGGCGACCCGGTGCTCTCGGCCGGGGCCGACCTGGTGGCGGGCCGGGCCAGCGACCGCCTCACCCGCTACGACGGCCGGCTGGCCGACCTGCCCGTCGCCTCCCCGGCCGACCCCGAGGGGGCCAAGGTGGCCTCGGCCACCGGGCTGGAGCGGTGGGCCCGCTGCCCCTTCGACCACTTCCTGCGCGACGTCCTGCGGGTGCGGGAGCTGGACAACCCCGAGGACGCCCTGGCCATCACCCCGGCCGACCGGGGCAGCGTCGTGCACGAGGTGCTGGAGCTGTTCGTGCGGGAGGTGCTGGCCCGGCCGCCGGCCGAGCGACCCGGCCCCGCGGACCGCTGGAGCGCGGCCGACCGGGCCCGGGTCCGGGAGCTGGCGGGCCAGGTCTTCGCGGCCTACGAGGCCATGGGCCGTACCGGCCGCACCCTGTTCTGGAACCGGGACCGGGAGCGGATCCTGGCCGACCTGGACGGCACCCTCACCTTCGACGAGGACGTGCGCCGGGTCCACGGCGGGCGGCACCTGGCCGCCGAGCTGGGCTTCGGCTTCGCCGACGACGGCGTCGAGGCCGTCGCCCTGCCCCTGCCCGACGGCCGCCACGTCCGGTTCCGGGGCAAGGCCGACCGCATCGACCTGACCGGCGACGGGGGCCTGCTGGTGGCGGACTACAAGACGGGCCGGGCCCAGGCCTACGCCGGCCTGTCCGAGGCCGACCCCGACCAGGGCGGCCGGCGCCTCCAGCTGGCGGTGTACGGCGCCGCGGCCCGGGCCGCCACCGGGCACCCCGACGGGCCGGTGCGGGCCGAGTACTGGTTCGTGTCCAGCCGCGGGCGGTGGGCCCGCCACGGCTACACCCTCACCCCCGAGGTCGAGGAGCGCATCAGCGACACCCTGGGCCTCATCGTGGAGGGCATCGAGGGCGGCCTGTTCGTCTCCCACCCCACCGACAACGACTCCTCCCCGTTCAACGACTGCTGGTCGTGCGACCCCGACTTCCTCGGCGTGGGCGACCTGCGCCGGGCCTGGGCGGCCAAGGCCGGCGACCCGGCCCTGGCCCCCTACCTGGCCCTCATCGACCCCGAACGCCGGACCGCCTCCGACACCAGCGGCGACGGCGACGGCGACGACCAGGGGAGCGACGGTGGCTGA
- a CDS encoding heme-binding domain-containing protein, translated as MARLGRLRRPLLIAAGGMLVVVLALQLVPYGWTKSNPPVTEDAPWPSAQAEAIARSSCYDCHSNETDWPPYSYVAPMSWLVRRDVEGGREELNFSEWDRDDGEADDAAESIEDGSMPLANYTRIHRDAGLTDAEAALLVAALEQMDDEG; from the coding sequence ATGGCACGACTGGGCCGGCTGCGGCGACCCCTCCTGATCGCCGCCGGTGGGATGCTGGTGGTGGTCCTGGCCCTGCAGCTGGTGCCCTACGGGTGGACCAAGTCCAACCCGCCGGTCACCGAGGACGCCCCCTGGCCCTCGGCCCAGGCCGAGGCCATCGCCCGGAGCTCCTGCTACGACTGCCACAGCAACGAGACCGACTGGCCGCCGTACTCGTACGTGGCCCCCATGTCGTGGCTGGTGCGCCGCGACGTGGAGGGCGGCCGGGAGGAGCTGAACTTCTCCGAGTGGGACCGCGACGACGGCGAGGCCGACGACGCCGCCGAGTCGATCGAGGACGGCTCCATGCCCCTGGCCAACTACACCCGCATCCACCGCGACGCCGGCCTCACCGACGCCGAAGCCGCCCTCCTGGTCGCCGCCCTGGAGCAGATGGACGACGAGGGCTGA
- a CDS encoding acyl-CoA dehydrogenase family protein, whose protein sequence is MATATHEVLNQPPPLEGHDAAQLDRALMEGVAREGAADRGAEVRRVGALAGEARWIRAGETANRFGPELRTHDRYGHRVDTVDYHPSYHELLEVAVGEGLAGAPWADPGPAPHVTRAAKFALWTQVEAGHGCPVSMTYSIVPALRAQPELAAVWEPKLTSRTYDPAPGPVGDKVGAIAGMAMTEKQGGSDVRANTTRATATNGGGPGAEYALVGHKWFCSAPMSDLFLMLAQTDAGLSCFAVPRWLPDGTRNAIAIQRLKDKLGNRSNASSEIEVDGALGTLVGRRGGASAPS, encoded by the coding sequence ATGGCCACCGCCACCCACGAGGTGCTCAACCAGCCACCGCCCCTGGAGGGCCACGATGCCGCCCAGCTCGACCGGGCCCTGATGGAGGGGGTGGCCCGGGAGGGGGCCGCCGACCGGGGGGCCGAGGTGCGGCGGGTGGGCGCCTTGGCTGGCGAGGCCCGCTGGATCCGGGCCGGCGAGACCGCCAACCGCTTCGGTCCCGAGCTGCGCACCCACGACCGCTACGGCCACCGCGTCGACACCGTGGACTACCACCCCTCCTACCACGAGCTGCTGGAGGTGGCCGTGGGCGAGGGCCTGGCCGGCGCGCCGTGGGCCGACCCGGGCCCCGCCCCGCACGTCACCCGGGCCGCCAAGTTCGCCCTGTGGACCCAGGTGGAGGCCGGCCACGGGTGCCCGGTGTCGATGACCTACTCCATCGTCCCCGCCCTCCGGGCCCAGCCCGAGCTGGCCGCGGTGTGGGAGCCGAAGCTGACGTCGCGCACCTACGACCCGGCCCCCGGCCCGGTGGGCGACAAGGTGGGCGCCATCGCCGGCATGGCCATGACCGAGAAGCAGGGCGGCTCCGACGTCCGGGCCAACACCACCCGGGCCACGGCCACCAACGGTGGCGGGCCCGGGGCCGAGTACGCCCTGGTGGGCCACAAGTGGTTCTGCTCGGCGCCCATGAGCGACCTGTTCCTCATGCTGGCCCAGACCGACGCCGGCCTGTCGTGCTTCGCGGTGCCCCGCTGGCTGCCCGACGGCACCCGCAACGCCATCGCCATCCAACGGCTGAAGGACAAGCTGGGCAACCGCTCCAACGCCTCCAGCGAGATCGAGGTGGACGGCGCCCTGGGCACCCTGGTGGGGAGGAGGGGCGGGGCATCCGCACCATCCTGA
- a CDS encoding acyl-CoA dehydrogenase family protein, which produces MVNHTRLDCVIGVTGQMRAGLSQAVHHSRHRSAFGRRLADQPLMANVLADLAVESEAATTTMLRLAGAYDRGEGAFARIATAVAKYWICKRAPMVTAEALECLGGAGYVEESPMPRLFRESPLNGIWEGSGNVMCLDVLRAAAREPESVEALLAELDLAQGADPRLDRAVADLHAELADLEGMEGRARRIVERAALALQGSLLVRHAPGPVADAFCASRLAGDGGLALGTLPPGVDTGAIVARAWPA; this is translated from the coding sequence ATGGTCAACCACACCCGGCTCGACTGCGTGATCGGGGTGACGGGCCAGATGCGGGCCGGCCTGAGCCAGGCCGTGCACCACAGCCGGCACCGCTCGGCCTTCGGCCGGCGGCTGGCCGACCAGCCCCTCATGGCCAACGTGCTGGCCGACCTGGCCGTCGAGTCCGAGGCGGCCACCACCACCATGCTGCGCCTGGCCGGGGCCTATGACCGGGGCGAGGGCGCCTTCGCCCGCATCGCCACCGCGGTGGCCAAGTACTGGATCTGCAAGCGGGCCCCGATGGTGACGGCCGAGGCCCTGGAGTGCCTGGGCGGGGCCGGCTACGTCGAGGAGTCGCCCATGCCCCGCCTGTTCCGGGAGTCGCCCCTCAACGGCATCTGGGAGGGCTCCGGCAACGTCATGTGCCTGGATGTGCTGCGGGCCGCGGCCCGCGAGCCCGAGTCGGTCGAGGCCCTGCTGGCCGAGCTGGACCTGGCTCAGGGGGCCGACCCCAGGCTGGATCGGGCGGTGGCCGACCTCCACGCCGAGCTGGCCGACCTGGAGGGGATGGAGGGCCGGGCCCGCCGCATCGTGGAACGGGCCGCCCTGGCCCTCCAGGGCTCCCTGCTGGTGCGCCACGCCCCGGGCCCGGTGGCCGACGCCTTCTGCGCCTCCCGCCTGGCCGGCGACGGTGGCCTGGCCCTGGGCACCCTCCCGCCCGGGGTCGACACCGGCGCCATCGTGGCCCGCGCCTGGCCGGCGTGA
- a CDS encoding alcohol dehydrogenase catalytic domain-containing protein yields the protein MAAYRIVAWGRAPELVEVPVPEVGPGQVLVEVAGCGLCHSDLAMAAMPAEVGRALGWRVPFTLGHETAGRVAAVGAGVGGLAVGDPVALTSPSSCGACAHCRAGRDSACPHGDTGRGYGRDGGLARYVRVDHPREVLPLGGLDPRHAGPLTDAGATSFHAVRRVGPALGPGAVAVVIGVGGLGGLAVQILRAVTGARVVAVDLDPARRDRARALGAHEVVDGAAERLHRVLRGHAADGLDGVDAVIDVVGTDATIAAGMRALRRGGAFVLVGAAGGGYPRPWFGGLPREATISTVQGSARADAEAVVALAAEGRVRVDVDEYPLARVAEAYAALDAGTLTGRAVVVP from the coding sequence ATGGCGGCGTACCGCATCGTGGCCTGGGGGCGGGCGCCCGAGCTGGTCGAGGTGCCGGTGCCCGAGGTGGGGCCCGGGCAGGTCCTGGTCGAGGTGGCCGGGTGCGGGCTGTGCCACTCCGACCTGGCCATGGCGGCCATGCCGGCCGAGGTGGGCCGGGCCCTGGGCTGGCGGGTGCCCTTCACCCTGGGCCACGAGACCGCCGGGCGGGTGGCGGCCGTGGGGGCCGGGGTCGGGGGCTTGGCCGTGGGCGACCCGGTGGCCCTCACCTCGCCCTCGTCCTGCGGGGCCTGCGCCCATTGCCGGGCCGGCCGCGATTCGGCCTGCCCGCACGGCGACACCGGCCGGGGCTATGGCCGGGACGGGGGGCTGGCCCGCTACGTGCGGGTCGACCACCCCCGGGAGGTGCTGCCCCTCGGCGGGCTCGACCCCCGGCACGCCGGGCCCCTGACCGACGCCGGGGCCACCTCGTTCCACGCCGTGCGCCGGGTCGGCCCGGCGCTGGGCCCCGGTGCGGTGGCCGTGGTCATCGGGGTCGGTGGGCTGGGCGGCCTCGCGGTGCAGATCCTCCGGGCCGTCACCGGCGCCCGGGTGGTGGCCGTCGACCTGGACCCCGCCCGCCGGGACCGGGCCCGGGCCCTGGGGGCCCACGAGGTGGTGGACGGGGCGGCGGAGCGATTGCACCGGGTGCTGCGGGGCCACGCCGCCGACGGGCTGGACGGCGTGGACGCGGTGATCGACGTGGTGGGCACCGACGCCACCATCGCCGCCGGGATGCGGGCCCTGCGCCGGGGCGGGGCCTTCGTCCTGGTCGGGGCGGCGGGCGGCGGGTACCCCCGGCCCTGGTTCGGGGGCCTGCCCCGGGAGGCCACCATCAGCACGGTGCAGGGCTCGGCCCGGGCCGACGCCGAGGCGGTGGTGGCCCTGGCCGCCGAGGGCCGGGTCCGCGTCGACGTGGACGAGTACCCCCTGGCTCGGGTGGCCGAGGCCTACGCCGCCCTCGACGCCGGCACCCTCACCGGCCGGGCCGTGGTCGTGCCCTGA
- a CDS encoding NAD(P)/FAD-dependent oxidoreductase: MTVTERPAPPPAAASPPDGAGGGAGPRHHRIAIVGTGFAGLGMAIRLAEAGIDDVVVLERASEVGGTWRDNHYPGCACDVPSHLYSFSFAPNPDWTNTYSPQPEIEAYLQRCAERHGVRDRILWGAEVLEARWDEAGQRWHLATPVGEVTADVVISGNGPLSEPNVPALPGIERFEGTAFHSAAWDHDHDLTGRKVAVIGTGASAIQFVPQIQPRVEQLTVFQRTPPWVMPHPARDVSERERRLYRRVPLAQKAVRAGVYWARELFVLGFRHPRVMALAEKAARDHLRKQVPDPELRARLTPDHSIGCKRILPSNRWLPALSQPNVDVETSGVTEVRERSIVTGEGREVEVDTLIYGTGFHVTDNPFAERVRGVGGRTLAEAWDGGVQAYVGSTVAGFPNLFLLIGPNTGLGHSSMVFMIESQITYVLDALRRMERDGIGRVEVRGEAVEAYNDEIQSRLEGTVWMSGCASWYLDDTGRNTTLWPGFTWQFRLRTRRFDAEAYDLAPARRPAVVADG; the protein is encoded by the coding sequence GTGACCGTCACCGAGCGCCCCGCCCCGCCGCCCGCCGCCGCCTCCCCCCCGGACGGCGCCGGGGGCGGTGCCGGGCCCCGCCACCACCGGATCGCCATCGTCGGCACCGGCTTCGCGGGCCTGGGGATGGCCATCCGGCTGGCCGAGGCGGGCATCGACGACGTGGTGGTGCTGGAGCGGGCCTCCGAGGTGGGGGGCACCTGGCGCGACAACCACTACCCGGGCTGCGCCTGCGACGTGCCCTCCCACCTCTACTCGTTCTCCTTCGCCCCCAACCCGGACTGGACCAACACCTACTCGCCCCAGCCCGAGATCGAGGCCTACCTGCAGCGGTGCGCCGAGCGCCACGGCGTGCGCGACCGCATCCTGTGGGGCGCCGAGGTGCTCGAGGCCCGCTGGGACGAGGCCGGCCAGCGCTGGCACCTGGCCACCCCGGTGGGCGAGGTCACCGCGGACGTGGTCATCAGCGGCAACGGCCCCCTCAGCGAGCCCAACGTCCCCGCCCTGCCCGGCATCGAGCGCTTCGAGGGCACCGCCTTCCACTCGGCGGCCTGGGACCACGACCACGACCTCACCGGCCGCAAGGTGGCGGTGATCGGCACCGGCGCCTCGGCCATCCAGTTCGTGCCCCAGATCCAGCCCCGGGTCGAGCAGCTCACCGTGTTCCAGCGCACGCCCCCGTGGGTCATGCCCCACCCGGCCCGCGACGTCAGCGAGCGGGAGCGCCGGCTCTACCGGCGGGTGCCCCTGGCCCAGAAGGCGGTGCGGGCCGGCGTCTACTGGGCCCGTGAGCTGTTCGTCCTCGGCTTCCGCCACCCCCGGGTCATGGCCCTGGCCGAGAAGGCGGCCCGCGACCACCTCCGCAAGCAGGTGCCCGACCCCGAGCTGCGGGCCCGGCTCACCCCCGACCACTCCATCGGCTGCAAGCGCATCCTCCCGTCCAACCGCTGGCTGCCGGCCCTCTCCCAGCCCAACGTGGACGTGGAGACCAGCGGCGTGACCGAGGTGCGGGAGCGCTCGATCGTCACCGGGGAGGGCCGCGAGGTCGAGGTCGACACGCTCATCTACGGCACCGGCTTCCACGTCACCGACAACCCCTTCGCCGAGCGGGTCCGGGGCGTGGGGGGCCGCACCCTGGCCGAGGCGTGGGACGGCGGCGTGCAGGCCTACGTGGGCAGCACGGTGGCCGGCTTCCCCAACCTGTTCCTGCTCATCGGGCCCAACACCGGCCTCGGGCACTCGTCCATGGTGTTCATGATCGAGTCCCAGATCACCTACGTGCTCGACGCCCTGCGCCGCATGGAGCGCGACGGCATCGGCCGGGTCGAGGTCCGCGGCGAGGCCGTGGAGGCCTACAACGACGAGATCCAGAGCCGCCTGGAGGGCACGGTGTGGATGTCGGGCTGCGCCTCCTGGTACCTCGACGACACCGGGCGCAACACCACCCTGTGGCCCGGGTTCACCTGGCAGTTCCGCCTCCGCACCCGCCGCTTCGACGCCGAGGCCTACGACCTGGCCCCGGCCCGCCGGCCGGCGGTGGTGGCCGACGGCTGA
- a CDS encoding FKBP-type peptidyl-prolyl cis-trans isomerase: MPATSHHPARRRLLALAAAATLALVLGACSDDSGGNVVADAEKDKSLPTQVAPTTLADASGKPCKEATDVPEAEGKPEVEMPVGEVPAELESTDITPGTGAEAALGKTIKVHYIGIACSTGTQFDSSWDRGEPTEFPLTEGGLIQGWIEGIPGMKVGGRRMLVIPGDLAYGEQGNQGIPPGEALVFVIDLVDVTDTPTSTSAPAEGGATTAPAEGGSTTAPAEGGATTAPAEGSGTTAPESTTTSSTDPPRERPAE; encoded by the coding sequence ATGCCTGCCACCTCGCACCACCCCGCCCGCCGCCGCCTGCTCGCCCTGGCCGCCGCCGCCACCCTGGCCCTCGTGCTGGGCGCCTGCAGCGACGACTCCGGCGGCAACGTGGTGGCCGACGCCGAGAAGGACAAGTCGCTGCCCACCCAGGTGGCGCCCACCACCCTGGCCGACGCCAGCGGCAAGCCGTGCAAGGAGGCCACCGACGTCCCGGAGGCCGAGGGCAAGCCCGAGGTCGAGATGCCGGTCGGCGAGGTGCCGGCCGAGCTGGAGTCCACCGACATCACCCCCGGGACCGGGGCCGAGGCCGCCCTGGGCAAGACCATCAAGGTCCACTACATCGGGATCGCCTGCTCGACCGGGACGCAGTTCGACTCCTCCTGGGACCGGGGTGAGCCCACCGAGTTCCCCCTCACCGAGGGCGGGCTGATCCAGGGCTGGATCGAGGGCATCCCCGGCATGAAGGTCGGCGGCCGGCGCATGCTGGTCATCCCGGGCGACCTGGCCTACGGGGAGCAGGGCAACCAGGGCATCCCCCCCGGCGAGGCCCTGGTCTTCGTGATCGACCTGGTGGACGTCACCGACACCCCGACCTCCACCTCCGCCCCGGCCGAGGGTGGCGCGACCACCGCTCCCGCCGAGGGCGGGTCGACCACCGCTCCCGCCGAGGGGGGCGCCACGACGGCCCCGGCCGAGGGGTCGGGCACCACGGCTCCCGAGTCGACGACGACCAGCTCGACCGACCCGCCCCGCGAGCGTCCCGCCGAGTAG
- a CDS encoding TetR family transcriptional regulator, with product MVATQMGLRARKKQATATALQQSALELFLARGYDETTVQDITDAAGVSQRTFFRYYPTKDAVLLTEHARREQSLRELLAGRSDEAVGELVRAAVSHLVADIEERRDLMKVQSQVFLTVPVLADRFAGHHDRLAAMLAEHVAGTLGVRAGDDPRPHLVGAQVVQVWTTATTMWLDDDHAGDLAAIAERVLTAARNDPALIG from the coding sequence ATGGTTGCGACTCAGATGGGCCTTCGGGCGCGAAAAAAGCAAGCGACGGCGACTGCGCTTCAGCAGTCGGCGCTCGAGCTGTTCCTCGCTCGAGGCTACGACGAAACGACGGTGCAGGACATCACCGACGCCGCCGGGGTCTCGCAGCGGACCTTCTTCCGCTACTACCCAACCAAGGACGCCGTGCTCCTCACCGAGCACGCCCGGCGCGAGCAGTCGCTCCGGGAGCTCTTGGCGGGTCGGTCGGACGAGGCCGTGGGGGAGCTGGTCCGGGCGGCGGTGTCCCACTTGGTGGCCGACATCGAGGAACGGCGGGACCTGATGAAGGTCCAGAGCCAGGTGTTCCTCACCGTGCCGGTCCTGGCCGACCGCTTCGCCGGCCACCACGACCGGCTGGCGGCCATGCTGGCCGAGCACGTGGCCGGCACCCTCGGCGTCCGGGCCGGCGACGACCCCCGCCCCCACCTGGTGGGGGCCCAGGTGGTCCAGGTGTGGACGACGGCCACCACCATGTGGCTCGACGACGATCACGCCGGGGACCTGGCCGCCATCGCCGAGCGGGTGCTCACCGCCGCCCGCAACGATCCCGCTCTCATCGGCTGA
- a CDS encoding mechanosensitive ion channel family protein — MVIGQVDGGLEAACGESPGAVCEAVFERTGSEAWSDVASWLVDKPLRILVIWAMAWVIAKVVRRMIRRFSEKLVGSAHSGRLRRARERAPNILVSAQVPSVRSAARAETISGVLRSVSTGVVYVFAAVYTLDVLGLNLGPLIAGAGVVGVALGFGAQSLVRDFLAGTFILIEDQYGVGDSVDLGEAVGTIEAVNLRTTRLRDVNGTVWHVPNGEILRVGNQSQQWARAVLDIVVAHGTDVDRALGVMKEAADGVAGRPDLAGDVTGEAEIWGVEALTPQGVTLRMVVKVTPGSQWKVLRALRQEIRAALTDAGVEMATLPAMPGPPPP; from the coding sequence ATGGTGATCGGACAGGTCGACGGAGGGCTGGAGGCCGCCTGCGGCGAGTCGCCCGGTGCCGTCTGCGAGGCGGTGTTCGAGCGCACCGGCAGCGAGGCGTGGTCCGACGTCGCCAGCTGGCTGGTCGACAAGCCGTTGCGCATCCTGGTCATCTGGGCCATGGCCTGGGTCATCGCCAAGGTGGTGCGGCGCATGATCCGCCGCTTCTCCGAGAAGCTGGTCGGCTCGGCCCACTCGGGGCGGCTGCGGCGGGCCCGGGAGCGGGCCCCCAACATCCTGGTCAGCGCCCAGGTCCCCAGCGTGCGCTCGGCGGCCCGGGCCGAGACCATCAGCGGCGTCCTGCGCAGCGTCTCGACCGGCGTGGTCTACGTCTTCGCCGCCGTCTACACCCTGGACGTCCTGGGCCTGAACCTGGGCCCGCTCATCGCCGGGGCCGGGGTGGTCGGTGTCGCCCTGGGCTTCGGGGCCCAGAGCCTGGTGCGGGACTTCCTGGCCGGGACCTTCATCCTCATCGAGGACCAGTACGGCGTGGGCGACTCGGTGGACCTGGGCGAGGCGGTGGGCACCATCGAGGCGGTCAACCTGCGGACGACCCGCCTGCGGGACGTCAACGGCACCGTGTGGCACGTGCCCAACGGCGAGATCCTGCGGGTCGGCAACCAGTCCCAGCAGTGGGCCCGGGCCGTGCTCGACATCGTGGTGGCCCACGGGACCGACGTCGACCGAGCCCTGGGCGTGATGAAGGAGGCCGCCGACGGGGTGGCGGGGCGGCCCGACCTGGCCGGCGACGTGACGGGCGAGGCCGAGATCTGGGGGGTCGAGGCCCTGACCCCCCAGGGCGTCACCCTCCGGATGGTGGTCAAGGTGACGCCGGGCTCGCAGTGGAAGGTGCTCCGGGCGCTGCGCCAGGAGATCCGGGCCGCGCTCACCGACGCCGGCGTGGAGATGGCCACCCTCCCGGCCATGCCCGGCCCGCCGCCCCCCTGA